The stretch of DNA AACAGCAGGCAtccaggggaagcagcagctcccctgaCTGTTGATGTTCCTGGAAGAAGTTGCTGGGGCTGTCAAaccctccccagcagtgggatgAGTGTGTGCTGGCTCAGTGCCATTCCTGCTGACAGGGAATGGGAGGGAGTGAGGCTTTCCCTCATTCCCATTATCTTTTCATCTCCCATCTCCTCACCTCCACGAGATGAAATCAGCATCTTGCTGTAATGAATGTTGTTTTTTCAGGGGAAACTCAGCACTCTCTCTAATGGGGAGAAGCATTTCCATCCAGTGAGGCAGTTCCCATCACAAGCACTACTGGGAATCCAGCACATAGTGCCTGTAATTTTACACTCCTCCCCACTCTTTGTGTTTGAATTTTTCCCTCTGCCATGCTGAAAGTGGGAAGTAGAAGCTGTATTTTGACTGTGGGGGAAATTCTGCATATTGTGGGACATCTCACAGAGActgtgctccctgcccagagctctgcctcAGGACAACCAGTGAAGGAaggttttgtctttcttctgtTCCAGAGCCAGAAGAAGCAGAGACCCACTTCTTGTCCAGAGAGATCGTGTGGCACTTGCGGCAGGAGCATTGCGAGGAGATCGCCGTGCCCGAGGGGAGCCACTCGCACACCCCATCCACGACCCTGGACTCGGCAGAGCTCAGCCTCCAGATCAGCGTGTCAgacctgccacagcccctgcgCACCGACGGCTTCTAACACACAGCCCCTCACCCCCCTGGGGCTCAGGTCGCCTTTCCCAGCCCCCTTCCCCCTGGAGCCATGGCTGCAagccccagctcccacccaAACCTCCTGTGTGCCACGGTTACTGGAGCAGCTGACTCAGCCCACAGCCCTGTGACACGCTTCCCATTTTCTTTGTTATGTTCAGCTCGTATGTTCTTCTGTGGGTgtattgtttttttaatctactttCATTTGTGTCACATAAAGTGCTTTCCTCTCTGGGACAAGTTGCAGTATCCTAAATTTTGGGCACAATGTGCAGTCTGCCCCACACGGGGTAGGGAAAGGTTTTTgtcccagagggtggttgggcactgccctggctccccagggaatggtcatgGCTctaaggctgccagagctccaggcgTGCTTGGATGATGCTCTCAGGGACAGGGTGGAATTGTTGGGGTGTCTTTGCAcagccaggagttggactgggtgatctttgtgggtcccttccacccaggatattccatgattctgcaATATGCTGTGgtgttggatggggctttggaAATGCCAGTCACaagtgtgcctgtgtgtgctgggacaAACACACCCAGCCCACGTGGCCAGACTCCTGGGGCAGcttctgcaggcacagggagcatGTGCAGGACTTGCAGGGGAGCCTCCAGCCTGATAGAAAGTGTTGGTGGCAGAGCAGGCTCACCCAGGATGGGGAGATGCTGGGCAGGTACAGGCTGGAGCTGAGACAACAGCCttgctcctgcccttggctgcCCAGCTCCTTTTAAAATCATGGAACCCTGGAATcaccaaggctggaaaagccctctaaggtcattgagtccaaccattaacccagcactgccaaggccatcactaaccatgtccccaggtgccacattgtgtggttttttttaatattttcagggGACAGTGACTGTCCTGCACAGCCCATTCCCATGCCTGACAGCACTTTCAGTGAATAAATTCTCCCTGATGTCCAAACTGAACCTCCCTTGGTGCAGTTTGAGGCTTTTTCTCTGgtgctgtcccctgctgtctGAGAGCAGAGCCCCACCTGGCTGTTAAGGAGTTGTAGAGAGGGAGATGGTGCTGCCTGAGCCTCCATTTCTCCAGGCTGGGCCCcgcctcagcttctcctcatcTTGTGCTCCACACCTTtcaccagctccattcccttctctggacatgctccagcccctcaatgtctgTCTTGTCATGAGGcgcccagaactggacacagaatTCCAGGTGCCTCACCTGGACTATATATGTAAGACTCCACCTTTCATGCATGGGGAGAACACGGTAGGAGAtttctctccagctccagcccagcgaGCTTTCAGGAGAGATTTGGCTGCATGTTGGTCCTGCTGGGACTGGGAATTGGAACCCATTTCAGGACGCAGTAAAACCTTAATCTGCAGCCTAATCTCTGGGTACTGCATCTGtgcaaaaatggcaaaaaaggcAGATGAAAGGGCTGTGAAGGGAGGGTTGGGACTGCAAAGGCCACTGCAGAGAGACAGCTGGTTTGCAGAGGTATCAGGAATCTTTGCCGAGGCCTCCAGGGTGTGCCAAGTGCCTGGTGCTGGACTGACTGGAGAGGGGAGACAGCAGGTGAGGGACCTGGTAGGTCACACCCTgagtgcagggagcagagtgggGGTCTGGCCCTGGGGTGTGGGCAGGATGTAGGTCCTGGTCACCTGAGCAGCATTCCCAATGGCACAGAGCAAATGCTGTGGGCACCTGCTGAGATGCAAGGGAAATGCAtcagagctgagctcagcaACATACgaacagccagcacagctgtgtgagcagcaaAGCCACTGCAGCCCCCGAGGGCTCGCACCTTCAAACCCATCCTTGTGGGGCACAGCTCCATGTCCTCCTTGATGCCCTGCTCCTTTCTCATGTGGAAGCTCATTATCTCACCCAtcactgcagccaggctgggctggagatgcCGATAAGCTCAGGCCATATTAGAAGGGGACAGGTTGAAAGACAGGCACAAGCCCAGAGGAAATCTGACAGCACCACCttgttccagcagcagcctgctgccAGCCAAAGGCTCAGCTCCCGCCCCTGCTcaagggcacagccagggccaaGGTGAAAGCctttgctggcagcaggaaccggaggcagggctggatcaGAGGCAGCAAAATCAAACCTCAGAAGTGGCGGCTTGCTGCTAAGCTGGCAAACACAGGATAACCAGTTTCCCCTTGAGCTCTCCAACAGCACAAATAGCTCCATTTTAGTGCTAATCACAGCATCCCACAGCAGGTCTGACTCAGACTCGGGACTCTCTGGCTTGCAGGCAGACCTATCCTGATCCATGGGGAGCAGCAATGCCACCACACCTCAGCAAGGTGAGCTGAGCGGGTCCAGGGGCCACCACAATCCAGCAGGTCCcaggtgcagcagggagggaggttCACAGCCAGGATCCTGCTGAGCAAGGCACAGAATGGCTgcatcctccctccagccagggctggggacagggctcagCTTAGATGCAGCAAGGACAGGGCTTCTCCCGGCCCTACCTCACATCCCAGCTGTTTTCCCACCAAAAATCCCAGGCACCACCAGCAGTGACCCATTTGTGCTGCTCCATACAGCACAGAGCCTTAGTGTGTAACCTCggggggctcagagctgagTTCCCTCACAGACCCCCTGAGGGCAGGAGCTCAGCTTCTGCCATGGCCTAGAAAAACTGATCTTCAAGGAATCCCAGAATGGattgggttgaaagggaccttaaagctcatctcattcccactccctgctgtggacagggacaccttccactatcccagttgctccaagccctgtccaacctggccttggacactgccaggaatggcacagccacagcttctctgggcaacctgtgccagagcctcatcaaatcaccctcacagggaacaattccttctaGCAGCCAATATAAACCTACTCTCTGCCACGTTGTCTTGCAGGTGGTGAGGCTGGCAATCGGTTCACCTCTCTGGAGGTGAGAGCAGTGACTGatcacagggctctgctgccctcacATGTTTTTTACCAATAGCCAAAATTTCCAAGTCAGCCTTGCACTAAGTGGCACTTTTCAACTGTTGTGATTGTGTTCCAAGAAAGGCCCTTGCACTCACTCAcatagttttattttattttaacctttCATGAAGTAAATATCCTGCTTAAAAAGTGGCTGGTTTGAGGTGGCTGAGGAAAATGTCAGGTTCACTAAGTCCACACCTGCCTCTGGATGAAGCTTGGAATCCtgcaaagcaaagaaacagcagctcagcactcaGCCTTCAGCAATGATTGGACTTAAACTGGCtattaatattaataacaaTATTAATGCTTCTTCTTTGGGCTGCACCTGCCATTGCCTCCTGagtccctttccttttcccagagCTCAGTGGGAGCAGTGTAATATGCACTGGGAATGGATCTAAATTAActtggagagcagcagcccgACAGCCCAGAAGACTTCAcggagctgcctctgtgctggagTAGCACCCACGAGACTAACACATACATAACCCCCAGCACCACaggttttaattaaattgtGCCAAGCAcctgaaagcagcatttcccacagctcctcagtCTTGCCTGCAGTTCTGCAGTGCCTCTTCCCAAGCTGGATGTGCTGCAGTCGGGGTTTCTCTGGCTGTGTCAGCTGGAGCGTGGCCCCAGCACGGCTCCGTGGGGCTTTTGGGCTCACACAAGAGGTGGAACAGCCCCAGGTTGTTTTCCTGAACATCCAGTCCTAGGCAGGGACTGGATACTcaggaaaatttcttccctgaaaggGTGCTCAGGGACTGTGACAGGCTGCCCGGAGCAGGGCACCGTCCCTGGAGTGTTCAAAAAACGTGTGGGTGTGGCTCTTGGGAGTTGGTAGCtttttcatggttttgtttttttttttgcttggcaGGGCTGCGTTGGTGGATGGATTGaatgatcacagaatcatttaggctggaaaagaactgaaaagtaACTTTTGTTCTTTCCTTATTCTGGTATTTCTGTGAGTGTGTGTGGAAATTCCTCCCTGGAGCTGAGGGGTGCCCATCGGAGCAATTGCTCGAGGCTGAGTGGGAGATTTGCCCCAGGCACTGAGACAGGTGAAAAGCATCAATGTCTGTTCAGTAATTACTTTACTACCTTTAGTATCATTTAGTATCAATATTGCTTCAAAAATATTGCATTGCTGTAGTAGCTAGAACTATCTACATTGTGCAGTAAATGATTCTGAAAAAGATCTTTTTAGTGTAATCCTTACAATcattaagtattttatttatataaatatttttgggtTCCCATCCTTAATACTGAAGGTCAAAATCGTATAAAGGCTCAATTGCACCGCTTTAGACATAAACCACTGGCCAAGCCTGGGACTGGATCAGCCTCCTCACGGAGGAAGAACCCTGGGAAGCCGCGGAGCTTGGGACTCCCATCGACCCTGCGCCGAGGGGCGGGACGGTGGCTGTGTCCGGCTGTGTCGCGGAAGCCCTGACCGCGCTGAGGGGCGGCCATGAGCTCTGTGAGCCTggcccggggcagccccggagGTGCCGCTGCCCCGCGGGGCCGGTACCGCGCTGGGGCCGGGCCACGCCGCAAGAGACAACACCGCCCCCCAAGATGGCGCCGGCCGGGCGCCGTGAGGGAGCAGGGACTGTCACGTGGCTCTGCTCCACCCAATCAGCGTCCGGTGCCGCCTCCGTGGCGGGAAGGGCGCGCGGGAGGAGTCGCTGCCTCCATGCCAGCCAATCAGCGGCGGCTTGGCGGCGGGACCGAAGGGGGGCTGTCACGTGCCTCCCCGCCCGCCAATCagcggccggcggcggcggcgccaaGATGGCGGACGATAAGGTGAGTGAGGAGGGCCAGGGCTGAGGAGCCGCCGGGACTGTGGGGACAACGCGCCGGTTCTTCCCGCGGGGGGAGGCGGGAATCACCTCCGTGTCTCCCGCAGGACTCGCCGCCTAAGCTGAAGGACCTCGCCTTCCTGAAAGGGCAGCTGGAGAGCCTGCAGCGCAAGGTGGAGGACGAGGTGCAGGCCGGCGTGGGGCAGGTAACGTGCGGGCTCGGGGCGGGCCGGCCGGCCGCCTCCTCTGAGAGGAACTGGCGGGGGAGAAAACTAATCCCGGGGAAAAATAACCCAGAGCTCACCCCTGTGGCAAGTCCTGTGTCGTCCCCTCCCCGATCCCGCCCGGCCGCGCCTCACTGTGCTCTCCCCTCAGGACGGATCGCTGCTGGCATCGCCCTTATTCAAAGGCTTCCTGGCGGGATACCTGGTGGCCAAGCTCCGCTTCTCCGCCGTCCTGGGCTTCGTGGCCGGCACCTGCACGGGGATTTACGCCGCCCAGAACTACGCCGTGCCCAACGTTGAGAAGACGATTCGGGACTATGTGAATTCACTGAAGAAAGGCCGGGACTAGCGAGGAGGAGCCCGGaggcagcagggactgcaggaaCGGTGCTCCTTAGGTAGCAGCACAGATCATCCCCAGGGCTCTGCGAGGCACATCAGCTGCACCCttcttttccctggaaaagggcTTTGCACCACACCACTGCGATACATCAGGGGGCTGGTGATGGGTGTTTGTTGGGCATTATGGCAGCAGTGATCACTGCACTAACCCACAGCAGCTTGAGAGCACTGAGGGGCTGCCAGCTGCCTTTTCCCCTCACctttccctgtgcccctgtggagggaggggctgctgtgcccagtcACCTGTGTGCCCTATAACCCGTGTGCCCTGGCAATGTGCTTTGTGTGGCTTCTCAGGAAGGCTTGTAGTTCTCTTCCTAACGAGAGACAacaccctgctctcctgctgcatcACACATGTTGCAGGGAACATCCTGCTTGAATCAGGCTCATTAAATTCTTGGTATTTGGTCTCTTCCGTGTTGCAGGGTGAGAGTCTGTCTGGCCTCTCCACActgacagcagctctcccaTGCTGGCTCTCGCCTGGAGATGGGCACGTTTGGGAacactgctggctctgccaacaggctgctccagagggggctgtgg from Prinia subflava isolate CZ2003 ecotype Zambia chromosome 16, Cam_Psub_1.2, whole genome shotgun sequence encodes:
- the LOC134559060 gene encoding uncharacterized LOC131768270 homolog yields the protein MADDKDSPPKLKDLAFLKGQLESLQRKVEDEVQAGVGQDGSLLASPLFKGFLAGYLVAKLRFSAVLGFVAGTCTGIYAAQNYAVPNVEKTIRDYVNSLKKGRD